The following are encoded in a window of Anopheles stephensi strain Indian chromosome X, UCI_ANSTEP_V1.0, whole genome shotgun sequence genomic DNA:
- the LOC118517500 gene encoding protein mesh isoform X1, giving the protein MRWKLLLLLFCAVSLISLSTNAVAEEYDQDQDDATGNADEEDYSPVDTADGEDQTEPEQSDPNDDEPGDTDQKPNDELVDVDAAGVDEVKDKKGRYYNYDDFMSSLDLSDSNYNWEDPMNRVQPKEPPNHSIDGGYTINPTRLAQIRRNFLYPFYDRGGPEDTGDLQRDIHASMPQVHKNFNFQLPFFGFRFNYTRVSMNGFLEFSDPPEHYTYPLSFPIKDWPQRNDPSFIGIFFSKCRIGRIYQTDFDQRSPGVYFRMERDLMTRTDRAGVEMRERVMWDIREGVVGSDTFVPKHVIITTWKNMSFAGGIDNSLYRTNSFQMVLATDEVYTYAIFNYAEINWSSHTEAGGDTTGGEGGVPAYIGFNAGNGTQAYEYKPYSQASVLRDLTGRGWANGFPGRHIFRIDERIMLGTCNKDIDASHLPLVFAPESGNMLGGTVVNITGPCFTREDRIACRFDTEEVVGTVVDTNRAICIQPFLKAQGYIRFEISIGTDRFKWRGRYFVETPATATDRIFFETDDVHRRNPNEIRITWNRFNLTTNLNANVQISLWGYREATIRPELEFIDMIETQLTNTGAYTIVPANYRMRDNPRTVDMQFGFIQINLTNPEQYNNLRISPVLWSKPIPLGWYFGPQWERIHGRNWPRALCENWLRTDRFLRNFAHELPICPCTLEHALHDKGRFLPDPDCDRDSNPTCLQHRGAIHCVRSGQPTVQGSEQQCCYDRNSYLMLSYDQMWGSRPRRNHNIGQIPWNEANKVPTLSTWFHDVRPYYSCCMWQDEQAVGCETFRFERRPSQDCIAYQSPGVAGIFGDPHVVTFDGLQYTFNGMGEFVLLRGNNGRERIDVQGRFEQVPRNIHGPVMATQLTSIAARGNTSTIIEVRLRPREAQWRYRLDVFADQRRIYFDRQSLKFQHFHGVTVYTPTYILNQSEVVIMFSSGVGVEVVENNGFMTARVYTPWSFINKTRGLFGNWSWDMMDDLTTPGGAIIQPNINNFQNVHDQFGLHWMLSDREVENVGQALFTREFGRTSSYFANASFVPNFVREPSQFLPPNRSQDIQRAEELCGESYQCRFDYGMSLSREMAHFTKNYHASVVNIQTVNEKRVISCGILETPRFGRKSNFLFTPGARVSFECNEGFFLIGDSRRICLENGQWDVPEYGYTECLRGVFYSRRTAWIAIGIVIAVIIPLMLCIVCGVYCLRKRKRKEDPDWRLPLPSRSGSRATLRKGDDSEFDDTTIKKTLRYDATYRTNEPLEGKPNIQFEPKKMDLDEEDITSSEGGEYSAKVARDIEYKNMADQKQLGRRSQRGLQQAGMFSGEEEEDDDPKGYPPPPPPVTMNQQQRQLQQPGADSPTQTYGAYSPTFSDIDQVSSFATEDNSPLNQRRPQNGNLSPMPNTSRSYYTGEQGQTQPLVQNTGLPNRMDSRSTEV; this is encoded by the exons ATGCGGTGGAAATTACTTCTGCTGCTTTTCTGTGCGGTTTCGCTGATCTCTCTATCAACCAATGCCGTCGCAGAGGAGTACGACCAAGATCAGGATGACGCAACCGGTAACGCTGACGAGGAGGACTACAGTCCGGTAGACACAGCGGACGGTGAAGATCAAACCGAACCGGAACAAAGCGATCCGAACGATGACGAGCCGGGAGACACCGATCAAAAACCAAACGACGAGCTCGTTGACGTCGATGCGGCCGGTGTGGACGAAGTCAAGGATAAGAAGGGTAGATACTACAACTACGATGACTTCATGTCTAGCCTTGATCTGTCCGATTCCAACTACAACTGGGAAG ATCCAATGAACCGCGTCCAGCCCAAGGAACCACCGAATCATAGCATCGACGGTGGCTATACCATCAATCCGACCCGGCTCGCTCAGATCCGTCGGAACTTCCTGTACCCGTTCTACGATCGGGGTGGCCCGGAAGATACCGGCGATCTTCAGCGTGACATCCACGCGTCCATGCCGCAGGTCCACAAGAACTTCAACTTCCAGCTGCCCTTCTTTGGCTTCCGGTTTAACTATACGCGCGTGTCGATGAACGGATTTCTGGAGTTTTCCGACCCGCCGGAACACTACACCTACCCGCTGTCGTTCCCCATCAAGGACTGGCCGCAGCGGAACGATCCGTCGTTCATCGGCATCTTCTTCTCGAAGTGCCGTATCGGACGCATCTACCAGACGGACTTTGATCAGCGTTCGCCCGGTGTGTACTTCCGGATGGAGCGCGATCTGATGACGCGTACCGATCGGGCGGGTGTGGAGATGCGCGAGCGTGTCATGTGGGACATTCGGGAGGGTGTGGTCGGTTCGGACACGTTCGTACCGAAGCACGTCATCATTACCACCTGGAAGAATATGAGCTTCGCTGGTGGTATTGATAATTCACTTTACcgg ACGAACTCGTTCCAAATGGTTCTGGCCACGGATGAAGTGTACACGTACGCCATATTTAATTATGCTGAAATTAACTGGTCCTCGCATACGGAAGCCGGAGGTGATACTACTGGCGGAGAAGGTGGTGTTCCGGCCTAC ATCGGGTTCAATGCAGGCAACGGTACGCAGGCCTACGAGTATAAACCCTACAGCCAGGCGTCCGTACTGCGCGATCTGACAGGGCGTGGCTGGGCAAACGGATTCCCCGGTCGGCACATCTTCCGTATCGACGAGCGCATCATGCTCGGTACGTGCAATAAGGACATTGACGCATCGCATCTTCCGCTGGTGTTTGCGCCGGAGTCGGGCAACATGCTTGGCGGTACGGTGGTCAACATTACGGGACCCTGTTTCACGCGCGAGGATCGCATCGCGTGTCGGTTTGATACGGAGGAGGTTGTCGGTACGGTGGTCGACACAAACCGCGCCATCTGCATCCAACCGTTCCTGAAGGCGCAAGGCTACATCCGGTTCGAGATCTCGATCGGTACGGATCGGTTCAAGTGGCGTGGACGGTACTTTGTCGAGACGCCGGCAACTGCCACCGATCGTATCTTCTTCGAGACGGACGATGTGCATCGGCGCAATCCGAACGAGATCCGTATCACCTGGAACCGGTTCAATCTGACGACCAACCTGAACGCTAACGTGCAGATTTCGCTGTGGGGTTACCGTGAGGCAACGATTCGGCCGGAACTGGAGTTCATCGATATGATTGAGACGCAGCTCACCAATACGGGTGCGTACACGATCGTGCCGGCAAACTATCGCATGCGCGATAACCCCCGTACCGTCGACATGCAGTTCGGCTTTATCCAGATTAACCTCACCAACCCGGAACAGTACAACAATCTCAGAATTTCACC TGTGTTGTGGTCGAAACCAATACCTCTCGGTTGGTACTTTGGTCCACAGTGGGAGCGTATACATGGTCGAAACTGGCCCCGGGCACTGTGCGAAAACTGGCTGCGTACGGATCGGTTCCTGCGCAACTTCGCCCACGAGCTACCGATCTGTCCGTGTACGCTGGAACACGCACTGCATGACAAGGGTCGGTTCCTGCCCGATCCCGACTGCGACCGCGACTCGAACCCGACCTGCCTGCAGCACCGTGGTGCGATACACTGCGTCCGCTCCGGGCAACCGACGGTGCAAGGGTCGGAGCAGCAGTGTTGCTACGATCGCAACAGCTACCTGATGCTGTCGTACGATCAGATGTGGGGTTCACGCCCGCGCCGTAATCATAACATTGGCCAGATACCGTGGAACGAAGCGAACAAGGTACCGACCCTGTCGACCTGGTTCCACGACGTCCGCCCGTACTACTCGTGCTGCATGTGGCAGGATGAGCAGGCAGTTGGGTGTGAAACGTTCCGGTTCGAGCGACGCCCATCGCAGGACTGTATCGCGTACCAGTCGCCTGGCGTTGCCGGTATATTCGGCGATCCGCATGTCGTGACGTTCGATGGGCTCCAGTACACGTTCAACGGGATGGGTGAGTTTGTGCTGCTGCGAGGCAACAATGGCCGGGAGCGGATCGATGTGCAGGGCCGGTTCGAGCAGGTACCGCGCAACATCCACGGTCCGGTAATGGCGACGCAGCTAACGTCGATTGCGGCACGCGGTAACACGTCCACCATTATTGAGGTGCGGTTGAGGCCGCGGGAAGCACAGTGGCGCTACCGTTTGGATGTGTTTGCCGACCAGCGCCGTATCTACTTCGATCGGCAGAGTCTCAAGTTCCAGCACTTCCACGGTGTTACCGTCTACACGCCTACCTACATCCTGAACCAGTCGGAGGTGGTCATCATGTTTTCGTCCGGTGTCGGTGTGGAGGTGGTCGAGAACAATGGCTTCATGACGGCACGGGTCTACACACCTTGGAGCTTTATC AATAAAACGCGCGGCTTGTTCGGCAACTGGAGCTGGGATATGATGGACGATCTGACAACACCGGGTGGAGCAATCATACAGCCCAACATTAACAACTTCCAGAATGTGCACGACCAATTCGGGTTACACT GGATGTTATCGGACCGTGAGGTAGAGAACGTGGGGCAGGCACTGTTCACACGCGAGTTTGGTCGAACCTCCAGCTACTTTGCCAACGCAAGCTTTGTGCCGAACTTTGTGCGGGAACCGAGCCAGTTCCTGCCGCCAAACCGATCGCAGGACATACAGCGGGCGGAGGAGCTGTGTGGCGAGAGCTACCAGTGTCGGTTCGACTACGGTATGTCGTTGAGCCGGGAGATGGCACACTTCACCAAAAACTATCATGCGAGCGTGGTCAACATACAGACGGTAAACGAAAA ACGTGTAATATCGTGCGGTATTCTGGAGACGCCTCGCTTTGGACGTAAATCCAACTTCCTGTTCACGCCGGGTGCACGCGTGTCGTTCGAGTGTAACGAAGGCTTTTTCCTGATTGGCGACTCGCGTCGCATCTGCTTGGAGAACGGCCAGTGGGACGTTCCGGAGTATGGCTACACGGAATGTTTGC GTGGTGTGTTCTATTCGCGCCGTACGGCTTGGATTGCGATTGGCATTGTCATTGCTGTGATCATACCGCTGATGCTGTGCATCGTGTGCGGCGTATACTGTTTGCGCAAGCGCAAGCGCAAGGAAGACCCGGACTGGCGTTTACCGCTGCCATCCCGTTCCGGTTCGCGGGCGACACTGCGCAAGGGCGACGACAGCGAGTTTGACGACACCACGATCAAGAAGACGCTCCGGTACGATGCGACCTACCGGACGAACGAGCCGCTCGAGGGCAAACCCAACATCCAGTTCGAGCCGAAAAAGATGGACCTGGACGAAGAAGATATCACATCCTCGGAAGGAGGTGAATATAGCGCTAAGGTTGCACGCGATATCGAGTATAAAAACATGGCTGATCAAAAACAACTAGGTCGACGCAGCCAGCGCGGGCTCCAGCAGGCGGGCATGTTCTCCggcgaggaggaagaggatgaCGACCCGAAGGGatacccaccaccaccgcccccGGTCACGatgaaccagcagcagcgccagcTACAGCAGCCCGGTGCGGACTCGCCCACCCAGACGTACGGTGCGTACAGCCCCACGTTCAGTGACATCGATCAGGTGAGCAGCTTCGCGACCGAGGACAACTCACCACTGAACCAGCGGCGTCCGCAGAACGGCAACCTGTCCCCGATGCCCAACACTAGCCGCAGCTACTACACCGGCGAACAGGGTCAAACGCAACCGCTGGTCCAGAACACGGGACTGCCGAATCGTATGGATAGTCGCTCGACCGAGGTTTAA
- the LOC118517500 gene encoding protein mesh isoform X2 produces MRWKLLLLLFCAVSLISLSTNAVAEEYDQDQDDATGNADEEDYSPVDTADGEDQTEPEQSDPNDDEPGDTDQKPNDELVDVDAAGVDEVKDKKGRYYNYDDFMSSLDLSDSNYNWEDPMNRVQPKEPPNHSIDGGYTINPTRLAQIRRNFLYPFYDRGGPEDTGDLQRDIHASMPQVHKNFNFQLPFFGFRFNYTRVSMNGFLEFSDPPEHYTYPLSFPIKDWPQRNDPSFIGIFFSKCRIGRIYQTDFDQRSPGVYFRMERDLMTRTDRAGVEMRERVMWDIREGVVGSDTFVPKHVIITTWKNMSFAGGIDNSLYRTNSFQMVLATDEVYTYAIFNYAEINWSSHTEAGGDTTGGEGGVPAYIGFNAGNGTQAYEYKPYSQASVLRDLTGRGWANGFPGRHIFRIDERIMLGTCNKDIDASHLPLVFAPESGNMLGGTVVNITGPCFTREDRIACRFDTEEVVGTVVDTNRAICIQPFLKAQGYIRFEISIGTDRFKWRGRYFVETPATATDRIFFETDDVHRRNPNEIRITWNRFNLTTNLNANVQISLWGYREATIRPELEFIDMIETQLTNTGAYTIVPANYRMRDNPRTVDMQFGFIQINLTNPEQYNNLRISPVLWSKPIPLGWYFGPQWERIHGRNWPRALCENWLRTDRFLRNFAHELPICPCTLEHALHDKGRFLPDPDCDRDSNPTCLQHRGAIHCVRSGQPTVQGSEQQCCYDRNSYLMLSYDQMWGSRPRRNHNIGQIPWNEANKVPTLSTWFHDVRPYYSCCMWQDEQAVGCETFRFERRPSQDCIAYQSPGVAGIFGDPHVVTFDGLQYTFNGMGEFVLLRGNNGRERIDVQGRFEQVPRNIHGPVMATQLTSIAARGNTSTIIEVRLRPREAQWRYRLDVFADQRRIYFDRQSLKFQHFHGVTVYTPTYILNQSEVVIMFSSGVGVEVVENNGFMTARVYTPWSFINKTRGLFGNWSWDMMDDLTTPGGAIIQPNINNFQNVHDQFGLHWMLSDREVENVGQALFTREFGRTSSYFANASFVPNFVREPSQFLPPNRSQDIQRAEELCGESYQCRFDYGMSLSREMAHFTKNYHASVVNIQTVNEKRVISCGILETPRFGRKSNFLFTPGARVSFECNEGFFLIGDSRRICLENGQWDVPEYGYTECLRGVFYSRRTAWIAIGIVIAVIIPLMLCIVCGVYCLRKRKRKEDPDWRLPLPSRSGSRATLRKGDDSEFDDTTIKKTLRYDATYRTNEPLEGKPNIQFEPKKMDLDEEDITSSEGGRRSQRGLQQAGMFSGEEEEDDDPKGYPPPPPPVTMNQQQRQLQQPGADSPTQTYGAYSPTFSDIDQVSSFATEDNSPLNQRRPQNGNLSPMPNTSRSYYTGEQGQTQPLVQNTGLPNRMDSRSTEV; encoded by the exons ATGCGGTGGAAATTACTTCTGCTGCTTTTCTGTGCGGTTTCGCTGATCTCTCTATCAACCAATGCCGTCGCAGAGGAGTACGACCAAGATCAGGATGACGCAACCGGTAACGCTGACGAGGAGGACTACAGTCCGGTAGACACAGCGGACGGTGAAGATCAAACCGAACCGGAACAAAGCGATCCGAACGATGACGAGCCGGGAGACACCGATCAAAAACCAAACGACGAGCTCGTTGACGTCGATGCGGCCGGTGTGGACGAAGTCAAGGATAAGAAGGGTAGATACTACAACTACGATGACTTCATGTCTAGCCTTGATCTGTCCGATTCCAACTACAACTGGGAAG ATCCAATGAACCGCGTCCAGCCCAAGGAACCACCGAATCATAGCATCGACGGTGGCTATACCATCAATCCGACCCGGCTCGCTCAGATCCGTCGGAACTTCCTGTACCCGTTCTACGATCGGGGTGGCCCGGAAGATACCGGCGATCTTCAGCGTGACATCCACGCGTCCATGCCGCAGGTCCACAAGAACTTCAACTTCCAGCTGCCCTTCTTTGGCTTCCGGTTTAACTATACGCGCGTGTCGATGAACGGATTTCTGGAGTTTTCCGACCCGCCGGAACACTACACCTACCCGCTGTCGTTCCCCATCAAGGACTGGCCGCAGCGGAACGATCCGTCGTTCATCGGCATCTTCTTCTCGAAGTGCCGTATCGGACGCATCTACCAGACGGACTTTGATCAGCGTTCGCCCGGTGTGTACTTCCGGATGGAGCGCGATCTGATGACGCGTACCGATCGGGCGGGTGTGGAGATGCGCGAGCGTGTCATGTGGGACATTCGGGAGGGTGTGGTCGGTTCGGACACGTTCGTACCGAAGCACGTCATCATTACCACCTGGAAGAATATGAGCTTCGCTGGTGGTATTGATAATTCACTTTACcgg ACGAACTCGTTCCAAATGGTTCTGGCCACGGATGAAGTGTACACGTACGCCATATTTAATTATGCTGAAATTAACTGGTCCTCGCATACGGAAGCCGGAGGTGATACTACTGGCGGAGAAGGTGGTGTTCCGGCCTAC ATCGGGTTCAATGCAGGCAACGGTACGCAGGCCTACGAGTATAAACCCTACAGCCAGGCGTCCGTACTGCGCGATCTGACAGGGCGTGGCTGGGCAAACGGATTCCCCGGTCGGCACATCTTCCGTATCGACGAGCGCATCATGCTCGGTACGTGCAATAAGGACATTGACGCATCGCATCTTCCGCTGGTGTTTGCGCCGGAGTCGGGCAACATGCTTGGCGGTACGGTGGTCAACATTACGGGACCCTGTTTCACGCGCGAGGATCGCATCGCGTGTCGGTTTGATACGGAGGAGGTTGTCGGTACGGTGGTCGACACAAACCGCGCCATCTGCATCCAACCGTTCCTGAAGGCGCAAGGCTACATCCGGTTCGAGATCTCGATCGGTACGGATCGGTTCAAGTGGCGTGGACGGTACTTTGTCGAGACGCCGGCAACTGCCACCGATCGTATCTTCTTCGAGACGGACGATGTGCATCGGCGCAATCCGAACGAGATCCGTATCACCTGGAACCGGTTCAATCTGACGACCAACCTGAACGCTAACGTGCAGATTTCGCTGTGGGGTTACCGTGAGGCAACGATTCGGCCGGAACTGGAGTTCATCGATATGATTGAGACGCAGCTCACCAATACGGGTGCGTACACGATCGTGCCGGCAAACTATCGCATGCGCGATAACCCCCGTACCGTCGACATGCAGTTCGGCTTTATCCAGATTAACCTCACCAACCCGGAACAGTACAACAATCTCAGAATTTCACC TGTGTTGTGGTCGAAACCAATACCTCTCGGTTGGTACTTTGGTCCACAGTGGGAGCGTATACATGGTCGAAACTGGCCCCGGGCACTGTGCGAAAACTGGCTGCGTACGGATCGGTTCCTGCGCAACTTCGCCCACGAGCTACCGATCTGTCCGTGTACGCTGGAACACGCACTGCATGACAAGGGTCGGTTCCTGCCCGATCCCGACTGCGACCGCGACTCGAACCCGACCTGCCTGCAGCACCGTGGTGCGATACACTGCGTCCGCTCCGGGCAACCGACGGTGCAAGGGTCGGAGCAGCAGTGTTGCTACGATCGCAACAGCTACCTGATGCTGTCGTACGATCAGATGTGGGGTTCACGCCCGCGCCGTAATCATAACATTGGCCAGATACCGTGGAACGAAGCGAACAAGGTACCGACCCTGTCGACCTGGTTCCACGACGTCCGCCCGTACTACTCGTGCTGCATGTGGCAGGATGAGCAGGCAGTTGGGTGTGAAACGTTCCGGTTCGAGCGACGCCCATCGCAGGACTGTATCGCGTACCAGTCGCCTGGCGTTGCCGGTATATTCGGCGATCCGCATGTCGTGACGTTCGATGGGCTCCAGTACACGTTCAACGGGATGGGTGAGTTTGTGCTGCTGCGAGGCAACAATGGCCGGGAGCGGATCGATGTGCAGGGCCGGTTCGAGCAGGTACCGCGCAACATCCACGGTCCGGTAATGGCGACGCAGCTAACGTCGATTGCGGCACGCGGTAACACGTCCACCATTATTGAGGTGCGGTTGAGGCCGCGGGAAGCACAGTGGCGCTACCGTTTGGATGTGTTTGCCGACCAGCGCCGTATCTACTTCGATCGGCAGAGTCTCAAGTTCCAGCACTTCCACGGTGTTACCGTCTACACGCCTACCTACATCCTGAACCAGTCGGAGGTGGTCATCATGTTTTCGTCCGGTGTCGGTGTGGAGGTGGTCGAGAACAATGGCTTCATGACGGCACGGGTCTACACACCTTGGAGCTTTATC AATAAAACGCGCGGCTTGTTCGGCAACTGGAGCTGGGATATGATGGACGATCTGACAACACCGGGTGGAGCAATCATACAGCCCAACATTAACAACTTCCAGAATGTGCACGACCAATTCGGGTTACACT GGATGTTATCGGACCGTGAGGTAGAGAACGTGGGGCAGGCACTGTTCACACGCGAGTTTGGTCGAACCTCCAGCTACTTTGCCAACGCAAGCTTTGTGCCGAACTTTGTGCGGGAACCGAGCCAGTTCCTGCCGCCAAACCGATCGCAGGACATACAGCGGGCGGAGGAGCTGTGTGGCGAGAGCTACCAGTGTCGGTTCGACTACGGTATGTCGTTGAGCCGGGAGATGGCACACTTCACCAAAAACTATCATGCGAGCGTGGTCAACATACAGACGGTAAACGAAAA ACGTGTAATATCGTGCGGTATTCTGGAGACGCCTCGCTTTGGACGTAAATCCAACTTCCTGTTCACGCCGGGTGCACGCGTGTCGTTCGAGTGTAACGAAGGCTTTTTCCTGATTGGCGACTCGCGTCGCATCTGCTTGGAGAACGGCCAGTGGGACGTTCCGGAGTATGGCTACACGGAATGTTTGC GTGGTGTGTTCTATTCGCGCCGTACGGCTTGGATTGCGATTGGCATTGTCATTGCTGTGATCATACCGCTGATGCTGTGCATCGTGTGCGGCGTATACTGTTTGCGCAAGCGCAAGCGCAAGGAAGACCCGGACTGGCGTTTACCGCTGCCATCCCGTTCCGGTTCGCGGGCGACACTGCGCAAGGGCGACGACAGCGAGTTTGACGACACCACGATCAAGAAGACGCTCCGGTACGATGCGACCTACCGGACGAACGAGCCGCTCGAGGGCAAACCCAACATCCAGTTCGAGCCGAAAAAGATGGACCTGGACGAAGAAGATATCACATCCTCGGAAGGAG GTCGACGCAGCCAGCGCGGGCTCCAGCAGGCGGGCATGTTCTCCggcgaggaggaagaggatgaCGACCCGAAGGGatacccaccaccaccgcccccGGTCACGatgaaccagcagcagcgccagcTACAGCAGCCCGGTGCGGACTCGCCCACCCAGACGTACGGTGCGTACAGCCCCACGTTCAGTGACATCGATCAGGTGAGCAGCTTCGCGACCGAGGACAACTCACCACTGAACCAGCGGCGTCCGCAGAACGGCAACCTGTCCCCGATGCCCAACACTAGCCGCAGCTACTACACCGGCGAACAGGGTCAAACGCAACCGCTGGTCCAGAACACGGGACTGCCGAATCGTATGGATAGTCGCTCGACCGAGGTTTAA